In Thermosynechococcus sichuanensis E542, a single genomic region encodes these proteins:
- a CDS encoding carbohydrate ABC transporter permease — translation MLSPLLVVLCTSVWPPGTLPTQLLPPQGWTWQSYQAAWQQGHFILAFANSTLVALAVTALQLLTSALAGYALARLSFPGQQTILLLMLATLVIPFQLLVIPIFLILKAGHLINTYGALILPTAANGFGVFLMRQFFLTLPVALEEAALLDGANRWQVLWHILLPLSRPALVTLSIFTFIGEWNDLFKPLVFTTKPELITVQLSLANFQEQFTNDWPLMMAAAVIATVPVMVLFILGQRQLIRGIATTGLKN, via the coding sequence GTGCTCAGCCCCCTACTGGTGGTGCTGTGTACGTCGGTCTGGCCACCGGGGACTTTACCTACCCAATTGTTGCCGCCCCAAGGCTGGACATGGCAGAGCTATCAAGCCGCATGGCAGCAGGGACACTTTATCTTGGCCTTTGCCAACTCAACGTTGGTGGCCTTGGCGGTGACGGCGCTCCAGTTGTTGACCTCCGCCCTAGCAGGTTATGCCCTTGCGCGGCTTTCATTTCCGGGGCAGCAGACGATTTTGCTGCTGATGCTAGCGACACTGGTGATTCCGTTTCAACTCTTGGTGATCCCAATTTTTCTCATCCTCAAGGCGGGTCATCTGATCAATACCTACGGCGCGTTGATCTTACCTACGGCGGCCAATGGCTTTGGCGTCTTTTTGATGCGGCAGTTTTTTCTCACTTTGCCCGTTGCCCTTGAGGAGGCAGCCCTCTTGGATGGGGCGAATCGCTGGCAAGTGCTCTGGCATATTCTCTTACCCCTGAGCCGACCGGCCTTGGTCACGCTCTCTATCTTCACCTTCATCGGGGAGTGGAATGATCTCTTTAAGCCCTTGGTCTTTACCACTAAGCCAGAACTGATCACAGTGCAGCTTTCCTTGGCCAATTTCCAAGAGCAGTTCACTAATGATTGGCCGCTGATGATGGCAGCAGCGGTGATTGCCACTGTGCCGGTGATGGTGTTGTTTATTTTAGGGCAGCGACAATTGATTCGCGGCATTGCCACCACCGGCCTAAAGAACTAA
- a CDS encoding GH116 family glycosyl hydrolase has translation MIEFANCAWTRAIAQGWENPYRVRYTSNLDDGPWHGMPLGGFGAGCIGRSSAGDFNLWHLDGGEHLFGLLPACQFSLFEQGEQTQAYALGTPPNDGRLSTWQWYPAGQGLYAARYPRSWFVYEGVFSAKITCEQFSPILPHNYQETSYPVAVFLWTFINPTDQPLTLSLMFSWQNTVGWFCNTTPSSAIEIRDDGSPVYTYTPRWGQSDGSFNELIQTESYQGWRLRRTPHPNPPQEGDGEWAALIPTGLGEFFGCSRWQPEGDGAELWQSFSGDGSLPIVNDPTPAAAGEQVAAAFALRFSLAAGETKQIPVVLAWDFPVTEFGKGVIYYRRYTDFCDRQGTNAVPLAARGLAAYARWREQIRTWQAPILNQPDWPDWFKMALCNELYVLSSGGSLWSAASDRDPVGQFAVLECLDYRWYESLDVRLYGSFALLQLWPELEKSVMRAFARAIPTADPTLRIIGYFYRGDPETAYKAPRKLANAVPHDLGAPNEHPWEKTNYTAYQDCNLWKDLAADFVLLVYRDFLFTGGTDLDFARECWPAVVAALAYLKQFDHDGDGLPENGGAPDQTYDDWKLQGVSAYCGGLWLAALEAAIALGTILQEPQVHTYRQWLNQARPRYHQLLWNGEYYRLDTGSGSDVIMADQLCGQFYAQLLGLADIVPPDCCDRALRKIYDTCFLQFYNGQFGAANGLLPNGQPENPHATHPLEVWTGINFGLAAFLWQRGMTHEAWRLAEVVVRQIYENGLQFRTPEAITANGTFRACMYLRPMAIWALALVSRGS, from the coding sequence GTGATTGAATTTGCCAACTGTGCTTGGACTCGGGCGATCGCCCAAGGCTGGGAAAATCCTTATCGCGTTCGCTATACCAGCAATTTAGACGATGGTCCTTGGCATGGGATGCCCCTCGGTGGCTTTGGCGCTGGCTGTATTGGCCGTTCCTCTGCTGGGGACTTCAACCTTTGGCACCTTGATGGCGGAGAGCATCTCTTTGGCCTCCTGCCCGCCTGTCAATTTAGTTTGTTTGAGCAGGGAGAGCAGACCCAAGCTTATGCCCTAGGAACTCCCCCCAACGATGGCCGCCTCAGCACTTGGCAATGGTACCCCGCTGGTCAAGGCCTCTACGCTGCTCGCTATCCCCGCAGTTGGTTTGTCTATGAGGGGGTCTTTAGCGCCAAGATTACCTGCGAACAGTTTTCACCAATTCTGCCCCACAACTACCAAGAAACCAGTTACCCCGTGGCGGTGTTTCTGTGGACATTCATCAATCCCACGGATCAGCCCCTCACGCTAAGCTTGATGTTCTCGTGGCAAAATACTGTTGGCTGGTTTTGCAATACTACCCCTTCCTCGGCCATTGAGATTCGCGATGATGGCAGCCCCGTCTATACCTACACGCCCCGTTGGGGTCAAAGTGACGGGAGTTTTAATGAATTGATTCAAACGGAGTCCTATCAAGGTTGGCGACTGCGCCGTACGCCCCACCCCAACCCACCCCAAGAAGGCGATGGCGAATGGGCAGCGCTGATCCCTACTGGCCTTGGGGAGTTTTTTGGCTGTAGTCGCTGGCAGCCAGAGGGGGATGGGGCAGAGCTGTGGCAGTCATTTTCTGGGGATGGTTCCTTACCGATTGTCAATGATCCCACCCCTGCAGCAGCGGGAGAACAGGTGGCCGCCGCATTTGCCCTGCGCTTTTCCTTGGCCGCCGGGGAAACCAAACAAATTCCCGTGGTTTTGGCATGGGACTTTCCTGTCACTGAGTTTGGCAAGGGGGTGATCTATTATCGTCGCTACACGGATTTTTGCGATCGCCAGGGTACCAATGCCGTGCCCCTTGCGGCGAGAGGTCTAGCAGCCTATGCCCGATGGCGGGAGCAAATTCGCACTTGGCAAGCACCGATCCTCAATCAGCCGGATTGGCCCGACTGGTTCAAGATGGCTCTGTGTAATGAGCTATACGTTCTCAGCAGTGGGGGGAGCCTCTGGAGTGCGGCCAGCGATCGCGATCCGGTGGGTCAATTTGCCGTTTTAGAATGCCTCGACTACCGCTGGTATGAAAGCCTTGATGTACGGCTCTATGGTTCCTTTGCCCTGCTGCAACTGTGGCCAGAACTGGAAAAATCCGTGATGCGTGCCTTTGCGCGGGCGATTCCGACAGCGGATCCAACCCTGAGAATCATTGGCTACTTCTATCGCGGTGATCCCGAAACGGCCTACAAAGCACCTCGCAAATTGGCCAATGCCGTACCCCACGATCTCGGTGCCCCCAATGAACACCCTTGGGAAAAGACCAACTACACGGCCTACCAAGACTGCAATCTTTGGAAGGACTTGGCCGCAGACTTTGTGCTCTTGGTCTATCGGGACTTTTTGTTCACTGGGGGGACAGATCTCGACTTTGCCCGTGAGTGTTGGCCGGCTGTGGTGGCAGCCTTGGCCTATTTGAAACAATTTGACCACGATGGCGATGGCCTGCCCGAAAATGGCGGTGCCCCGGATCAAACCTACGATGACTGGAAACTCCAAGGAGTCAGTGCCTACTGTGGCGGCTTGTGGTTGGCAGCCCTCGAAGCGGCGATCGCCCTTGGCACGATTCTTCAAGAGCCGCAGGTGCATACCTACCGCCAGTGGCTTAACCAAGCCCGCCCCCGCTACCATCAACTGCTATGGAATGGCGAGTACTATCGTCTCGATACCGGCAGTGGCTCCGATGTGATCATGGCGGATCAACTGTGTGGCCAGTTCTATGCCCAGCTTTTGGGCCTGGCGGATATCGTGCCCCCAGACTGTTGCGATCGCGCCCTGCGGAAAATTTACGACACCTGTTTTCTCCAGTTTTACAACGGTCAGTTTGGTGCCGCCAATGGTCTATTGCCCAACGGTCAACCCGAAAACCCCCACGCTACCCATCCCCTCGAAGTGTGGACGGGGATTAACTTTGGCTTGGCCGCCTTTTTATGGCAGCGGGGGATGACCCACGAAGCATGGCGCTTAGCCGAGGTGGTGGTACGCCAAATCTATGAGAATGGTCTGCAATTTCGGACGCCGGAGGCAATTACGGCCAATGGTACCTTCCGTGCTTGTATGTATCTACGCCCCATGGCCATCTGGGCACTCGCTCTCGTCAGTCGGGGATCATGA
- the groES gene encoding co-chaperone GroES, which produces MAAVSLSVSTVKPLGDRIFVKVSESEERTAGGILLPDNAREKPQVGEVTAVGPGKLTEDGKRQPMDVKVGDKVLYSKYAGTEVKLAGEDYVLLSEKDILAIVG; this is translated from the coding sequence ATGGCAGCCGTATCTCTAAGCGTTTCAACTGTGAAGCCGTTAGGCGATCGCATTTTTGTCAAAGTCAGCGAAAGTGAAGAACGTACGGCAGGGGGTATCCTCCTCCCCGACAACGCCCGCGAAAAACCCCAAGTGGGCGAAGTGACCGCCGTCGGTCCCGGCAAACTCACTGAAGACGGCAAGCGTCAGCCCATGGATGTGAAAGTGGGGGACAAAGTGCTGTACTCCAAATACGCCGGTACCGAAGTGAAACTCGCAGGCGAAGACTACGTTCTCCTCTCGGAAAAAGACATCTTGGCCATTGTTGGCTAA
- a CDS encoding class I SAM-dependent methyltransferase, translating into MWDIRFQGETYFYGTEPNDFLKAHAHDFVPQGQILSLAEGEGRNAVYLAQQGYAVTAVDASPVGLAKAQRLAQERGVAITTCHCDLREFDLGENAWDGIIAIFCHLPPELRTLVNQRIVKALKPQGLYLSESYSKKQLGMGTGGPPTLELLHDLEEMKRELAGLEWLHAVEIQRDIHEGQGHRGQGWVIQLIGCKF; encoded by the coding sequence ATGTGGGACATTCGCTTTCAAGGGGAAACTTACTTCTACGGCACGGAGCCAAACGACTTCCTCAAAGCCCATGCCCATGACTTTGTGCCCCAAGGGCAAATTCTCTCCCTCGCCGAAGGGGAAGGGCGTAATGCCGTCTATCTGGCTCAGCAGGGATATGCCGTCACGGCTGTGGATGCCTCCCCAGTGGGACTCGCGAAAGCCCAGCGCCTTGCTCAAGAACGGGGAGTCGCCATTACCACCTGTCACTGCGATCTGCGGGAGTTTGACCTTGGTGAAAATGCGTGGGATGGGATTATTGCTATTTTTTGCCATCTACCGCCAGAGCTGCGCACATTAGTCAACCAGCGTATTGTCAAAGCCCTCAAGCCCCAAGGCCTCTATCTCAGTGAGAGCTACAGCAAGAAACAACTAGGGATGGGCACAGGGGGACCTCCCACCCTAGAACTGCTGCACGATCTAGAGGAAATGAAGAGAGAACTGGCGGGTCTAGAGTGGCTCCACGCCGTTGAAATCCAGCGGGACATCCATGAGGGTCAAGGCCATCGTGGGCAAGGCTGGGTGATCCAACTGATTGGCTGCAAGTTCTGA
- a CDS encoding ammonium transporter, with the protein MKLRSVLRRGLRLQHPLTRILYLPTRRTLLAFAVMIGLLSATAALGQDTTTSAAVPEKVQVALNTLWVIFAGVLVFFMNAGFGMLETGFCRAKNAVNLLSKNLIVFALSSISYWAIGFALMFGDGNGVLGTSGFFLLGADNSPATGTAYQGVYDALSWAAVPLFAKFFFQLVFAGTAATIVSGAVAERIKFYAFFIFSLLLVGISYPITGHWIWGGGWLQQLGMWDFAGSTVVHSVGGWAALMGAALLGPRLGRFLPDGSVAAIPGHNFAIATLGCLILWLGWFGFNPGSTMAADPGAIAHIVVTTNMAAAFGGVTATVVSTLYFGKPDLSMIINGILAGLVAITAPCAFVTIESAALIGIIAGIIIVFSVVTIDRLKIDDPVGAISVHLVNGIWGTLAVGLFADGPGRFYEAGEGPLKGLLWSGDFTQLGHQLVGVLAVGGFTVAFSTAVWLLLNATIGIRVSPQEEIEGLDIGEHGMEAYAGFLFREEVKGFVDLLKRLSGSGRS; encoded by the coding sequence ATGAAACTGCGTTCTGTCTTGCGCCGGGGGCTACGTCTTCAGCATCCCCTGACTCGGATTCTCTATCTGCCGACTCGCCGTACGCTATTGGCCTTTGCGGTGATGATTGGCTTGCTGAGTGCAACCGCCGCGTTGGGACAAGACACTACAACTTCGGCAGCGGTTCCTGAAAAGGTGCAGGTGGCGCTCAACACGCTTTGGGTGATTTTTGCCGGTGTGTTGGTGTTTTTTATGAATGCTGGCTTTGGCATGTTGGAGACCGGCTTTTGCCGTGCCAAGAATGCGGTAAACCTGCTCTCAAAGAACCTGATTGTCTTTGCCCTTTCGAGTATTTCCTATTGGGCAATTGGCTTTGCCCTAATGTTTGGCGATGGCAATGGGGTCTTAGGTACGAGTGGTTTCTTTTTGCTGGGCGCCGATAATAGTCCGGCAACAGGAACAGCCTATCAGGGGGTATATGATGCCTTGAGTTGGGCGGCGGTGCCCCTCTTTGCTAAGTTTTTCTTTCAACTGGTGTTTGCCGGAACGGCAGCCACGATTGTTTCCGGGGCAGTGGCGGAGCGGATTAAGTTCTATGCCTTCTTTATCTTCAGCTTGCTCTTGGTGGGGATTTCCTATCCGATTACGGGTCACTGGATCTGGGGTGGTGGTTGGCTGCAACAGCTAGGCATGTGGGATTTTGCCGGTTCTACGGTGGTGCACTCTGTAGGCGGATGGGCCGCATTGATGGGGGCAGCTCTCCTAGGGCCGCGTTTGGGTCGCTTTCTGCCCGATGGGTCGGTGGCGGCAATTCCTGGGCATAATTTTGCGATCGCCACCCTAGGTTGTCTGATCCTCTGGTTGGGTTGGTTTGGCTTTAATCCGGGGTCAACGATGGCCGCAGATCCGGGGGCGATCGCCCACATTGTCGTGACCACGAATATGGCGGCAGCTTTTGGGGGCGTGACTGCAACGGTGGTTTCCACGCTCTACTTTGGCAAGCCTGACCTTTCCATGATCATTAACGGGATTCTGGCGGGATTAGTGGCGATTACGGCGCCCTGTGCCTTTGTCACCATTGAGAGTGCAGCCTTGATCGGTATTATTGCCGGCATCATTATTGTCTTTTCGGTGGTGACGATTGACCGCCTCAAAATTGATGACCCAGTGGGAGCCATTTCCGTCCACCTCGTCAATGGCATCTGGGGCACGTTGGCGGTGGGTCTTTTTGCCGATGGACCGGGACGCTTTTATGAAGCTGGCGAAGGGCCTCTCAAGGGACTGCTTTGGAGTGGTGACTTTACCCAGTTGGGGCACCAGTTGGTGGGGGTACTGGCGGTGGGCGGGTTTACCGTTGCCTTTAGTACCGCAGTGTGGCTACTTCTGAATGCCACCATTGGTATCCGCGTTTCTCCGCAAGAGGAAATCGAGGGATTGGATATTGGCGAGCATGGCATGGAGGCCTATGCGGGCTTCCTTTTCCGCGAGGAAGTCAAAGGATTTGTGGATTTGCTAAAACGGCTGTCCGGCAGTGGTCGCTCCTAG
- a CDS encoding MORN repeat-containing protein, whose protein sequence is MTHPHRPNPAVIYRWVMSSCLVGLGCATLHLAPVTAQIAVYEGRRVTGDVTMTLPDGSTYKGELLNGRFHGQGILTMANGNRYEGEFRNGRYHGQGVLTYADGGRYAGGFVDGIFNGKGILQLANGQRYEGMFLNGQYHGEGVLTFPDGTRYEGQFLAGKYHGTGTLSFGDGTSYAGQFRNGLFEGQGVFTLPDGSRIIATWRNGRREPR, encoded by the coding sequence ATGACTCATCCGCACCGCCCAAATCCTGCTGTTATCTACCGCTGGGTGATGAGTTCTTGCCTTGTTGGTTTAGGATGTGCAACCCTGCACTTAGCTCCTGTAACGGCTCAAATTGCTGTTTATGAAGGGCGACGGGTTACCGGGGACGTTACTATGACCCTTCCCGACGGCAGCACCTACAAAGGGGAATTACTGAATGGTCGCTTTCATGGCCAAGGCATCCTCACAATGGCCAATGGCAACCGCTACGAAGGGGAATTTCGCAATGGCCGCTACCACGGTCAGGGGGTGCTCACCTATGCCGATGGGGGACGCTACGCAGGCGGCTTTGTGGATGGCATCTTCAACGGCAAGGGGATTTTGCAACTGGCCAATGGTCAACGCTACGAGGGCATGTTTCTCAATGGTCAATACCATGGAGAGGGAGTACTCACCTTTCCCGACGGTACCCGCTATGAGGGGCAGTTTCTAGCAGGCAAGTATCATGGAACTGGAACGCTCTCCTTTGGAGATGGCACAAGCTATGCCGGACAGTTTCGCAATGGCTTATTTGAAGGACAGGGGGTCTTTACACTACCGGATGGCTCCCGCATTATTGCGACATGGCGCAATGGTCGCCGCGAACCCCGTTAA
- a CDS encoding PepSY domain-containing protein, with amino-acid sequence MSALKQRLTKMSSQGHQFLVLLFALPLLISATTGIAHRLGRSWFGLSKDFGRAMMTLHEGRYLGEWGVPLYILVIGLGLLGIIATGLGLLWGRSLPAQWSARRLHHLLAAIAALPLLVSATTGMAYRLGRNWFGLSKEQAAIFLSLHQGTYWGEVGRPFYVLLVGLSLLTLLATGLSMLTLLRRLPLWRSRITPQT; translated from the coding sequence ATGAGTGCTCTGAAACAGCGTCTTACCAAGATGAGCAGTCAGGGGCATCAATTCTTGGTGCTACTCTTTGCCCTACCCCTCTTGATCTCCGCCACAACGGGAATCGCCCATCGTCTTGGGCGCAGTTGGTTTGGGCTATCTAAAGACTTTGGGCGGGCGATGATGACCCTTCATGAAGGCCGCTATCTGGGGGAATGGGGCGTGCCGCTCTATATATTGGTCATTGGTTTAGGCTTGCTGGGAATCATTGCCACGGGTTTAGGTCTTCTGTGGGGGCGATCGCTCCCTGCCCAGTGGTCAGCGCGGCGGCTGCATCATCTTTTGGCGGCCATTGCCGCATTGCCCTTGCTCGTGAGTGCCACGACGGGAATGGCCTATCGCCTTGGCCGCAACTGGTTTGGCCTCTCCAAAGAACAGGCGGCGATTTTCCTGAGTCTGCATCAGGGAACCTACTGGGGGGAGGTGGGGCGTCCCTTCTATGTTCTTTTGGTGGGGCTAAGTTTGCTGACACTTCTAGCCACGGGACTCTCAATGCTGACTCTCCTGCGCCGGCTGCCTCTTTGGCGTTCTAGGATCACCCCCCAGACCTAG
- a CDS encoding GAF domain-containing sensor histidine kinase, protein MLWPASEEFAALCRTQLELVVNSLGASSLAVYLSETLNDSPSWSPVAVYPEAAPPLSLPIPPTLPPPAQAAEIPSRHHPQQVVSSLTNQLILPLMYQNWVLGVLVAQRQHRPWLAAEQAQLQQVAQTLAIACILDQRQQWLSHSPANALDQQQQRFDDLLHQLRNPVSAIRTFVKLLLKRLEPDHQGRPLAEGIAKETERLMALLEDYRQQHNDIPALTGSQPLPLAGKPLDLAATLSPLISAAQARAEMESKTFVVDIPPQLPPIWLEERVLQEVVGNLLDNAFKYTPKGGTIGLRLTLTPPALELTVWDTGCGIPQEVQPRLFERGYRGIQANSAIEGSGLGLAIAQDLLRPYGLSLRVTSPYEGDRGTAFTLTIPLPRQVER, encoded by the coding sequence ATGCTCTGGCCAGCCAGTGAAGAATTTGCTGCCCTCTGTCGTACCCAACTAGAACTCGTTGTCAACAGCTTGGGTGCCTCTTCACTGGCGGTCTATCTGAGTGAAACCCTCAATGACTCCCCCTCATGGTCTCCCGTTGCTGTCTATCCAGAGGCGGCTCCCCCCCTGAGCTTACCCATTCCCCCCACACTACCACCGCCAGCGCAAGCAGCAGAGATCCCCTCAAGGCACCACCCTCAACAGGTGGTCTCGTCCTTGACCAATCAACTGATCCTGCCCCTGATGTACCAAAATTGGGTCTTGGGGGTACTGGTGGCACAGCGGCAGCACCGTCCTTGGCTGGCGGCAGAGCAGGCACAATTGCAACAGGTGGCACAAACACTGGCGATCGCCTGCATCTTGGATCAACGGCAACAATGGCTCAGTCACTCCCCTGCCAACGCGCTGGATCAACAGCAGCAACGCTTTGATGATCTGCTCCATCAACTGCGCAATCCCGTGTCGGCTATTCGCACGTTTGTCAAGCTCCTGCTCAAACGGTTGGAACCTGATCATCAGGGGCGCCCCCTCGCCGAAGGGATTGCCAAGGAAACAGAGCGCCTCATGGCATTGTTGGAGGACTATCGCCAACAGCACAACGATATTCCTGCCCTCACGGGCAGCCAGCCCCTGCCCCTTGCAGGTAAACCCCTCGATCTCGCTGCCACCCTCTCGCCCCTGATCAGCGCCGCCCAAGCCCGTGCAGAAATGGAGAGCAAAACCTTTGTGGTGGACATACCGCCCCAACTGCCGCCCATCTGGCTAGAGGAACGGGTGCTTCAGGAGGTCGTGGGCAATCTGCTGGATAATGCCTTTAAGTACACTCCCAAGGGGGGCACCATTGGTCTGCGCTTGACGCTCACGCCCCCCGCCTTAGAATTAACGGTGTGGGATACCGGCTGTGGCATTCCTCAGGAGGTGCAGCCGCGCCTCTTTGAACGGGGGTACCGAGGGATTCAAGCCAATAGCGCGATTGAGGGTAGCGGTCTGGGTTTGGCGATCGCTCAGGATTTGCTGCGCCCCTATGGTCTGAGTCTGCGGGTTACGAGTCCCTACGAGGGCGATCGCGGTACGGCCTTCACACTGACGATTCCCTTACCAAGGCAGGTGGAACGATGA
- a CDS encoding bifunctional folylpolyglutamate synthase/dihydrofolate synthase — protein sequence MAQWSPRTPLICFNRAVSDPLTAALSPYARFGVRLGLEPIQALLTALGSPQLQVPLIHVAGTNGKGSVCAYLDSVLRAAGYRTGRYTSPHLVSWCERICIDGEPIAPEVFLTLIQQIEAVLPQVAYPPSQFEVVTAAAWLYFAQQQVEVAVIEVGLGGRLDATNVCQPPLVSVITSIGWDHWQRLGNTLGAIAGEKAGILKQGVPAVIGPVPPEAKAVIVERLAALACPGIWPEPAQWCAERAGWATWGGIEYPLPLAGEMQLTNSAIAIATLQQLQSQGWQISREAIQQGMAQTRWPGRLQWLQWQGRKLLIDGAHNAPAAAYLRQYVDQLGWTAVTWVVGMLANKDHEGILKYLLRGGDRLWLVPVPDHPSADLEDLKALAYTCCPALGECRRFNDVTEALDRAGDRCVVCGSLYLIARVLAAIASN from the coding sequence ATGGCGCAATGGTCGCCGCGAACCCCGTTAATCTGCTTCAATCGGGCTGTGAGTGATCCGCTGACGGCGGCGCTCAGTCCCTACGCCCGCTTTGGGGTGCGCCTTGGCCTTGAACCTATTCAAGCGCTGCTAACTGCTTTGGGGTCTCCCCAGTTACAGGTGCCCTTGATCCACGTTGCGGGAACCAATGGCAAAGGGTCAGTGTGTGCCTATTTGGATAGTGTTTTGCGGGCGGCGGGCTATCGAACGGGGCGTTATACTTCGCCCCATCTGGTGAGTTGGTGTGAGCGCATTTGTATCGATGGTGAACCCATTGCCCCTGAAGTCTTTTTGACCTTAATTCAACAAATTGAAGCGGTACTGCCCCAAGTGGCTTATCCTCCCAGTCAGTTTGAAGTGGTCACGGCGGCGGCATGGCTGTATTTTGCCCAGCAGCAGGTGGAGGTGGCCGTCATAGAGGTGGGCTTGGGGGGACGCTTGGATGCCACGAATGTGTGTCAGCCCCCTTTGGTGAGTGTGATTACCTCCATTGGTTGGGATCATTGGCAGCGGTTGGGCAATACCTTGGGGGCGATCGCTGGCGAAAAGGCTGGCATTCTCAAGCAGGGGGTACCGGCTGTCATTGGCCCTGTTCCTCCAGAAGCAAAAGCCGTGATTGTGGAGCGTTTGGCAGCATTGGCGTGCCCAGGGATCTGGCCGGAACCGGCGCAGTGGTGTGCTGAGCGTGCTGGCTGGGCGACTTGGGGTGGAATTGAGTACCCCTTGCCCTTGGCTGGCGAGATGCAATTAACCAATTCAGCGATCGCGATCGCCACGCTACAACAGCTCCAATCTCAAGGCTGGCAGATTTCCCGCGAAGCGATTCAACAGGGAATGGCACAAACTCGCTGGCCGGGACGACTGCAATGGTTACAGTGGCAAGGGCGAAAACTGCTCATTGATGGTGCCCACAATGCTCCTGCCGCCGCCTATCTACGCCAATACGTGGATCAACTGGGCTGGACAGCGGTGACGTGGGTGGTGGGGATGCTCGCCAATAAGGATCATGAGGGGATTCTCAAATATTTGCTGCGGGGGGGCGATCGCCTGTGGTTGGTACCCGTACCGGATCACCCTAGCGCTGACTTAGAGGATTTGAAGGCACTTGCCTACACCTGTTGCCCTGCGTTGGGAGAATGCCGACGTTTTAACGATGTGACTGAGGCCCTCGATAGGGCAGGCGATCGCTGTGTGGTCTGTGGCTCCCTTTACTTAATTGCTCGTGTTTTGGCGGCGATCGCCAGCAACTAG
- a CDS encoding Fur family transcriptional regulator — translation MPPRRTRSQVIILDALRASGRSLSAQELFLELRQRQTPLGLATVYRTLDHLRVNGEVQARPLPSGELVYSLVQQDQHYLTCLQCGTSVKIDHCPVQHLEAELQQSHHFEIFYHTLEFFGLCAKCQVMAQR, via the coding sequence ATGCCGCCGCGCCGCACCCGTAGCCAAGTTATTATTCTCGATGCCCTTAGAGCCAGTGGCCGATCGCTTTCGGCACAGGAGTTATTTTTAGAACTGCGACAACGGCAAACTCCCCTCGGTCTGGCAACGGTTTATCGCACACTCGATCATCTGCGCGTCAATGGCGAGGTGCAAGCCCGTCCCCTGCCCAGCGGCGAACTGGTCTATAGCTTGGTACAGCAGGATCAACACTATCTCACCTGTTTGCAGTGTGGGACATCAGTAAAAATCGATCACTGTCCAGTACAGCATTTGGAAGCGGAGCTACAACAGTCCCACCACTTTGAAATTTTCTACCATACCCTTGAGTTTTTTGGCCTCTGTGCCAAGTGCCAAGTGATGGCGCAGCGCTGA